Genomic DNA from Candidatus Koribacter versatilis Ellin345:
CATGCACAAGTGCCGTCGCTGGTATTACCAGCTGGCGAGCATCTTAGGAACGATGACGGTGATTCCGCCGCTCCCGCTGGAAGAAGCCAAACACGCAGTCGTCGAAGCGTTCGAAGCCAAGCTGGTGACGAACGGTTCGATGGAGCAGGCAGCGATGGATACGGCGTTGTCGGCGTAAATCAGCCTTAGGTTTCCGCGAGACGGCGCGATAAAGCGCCGTTTTTCTTTGTGCACAGCCCAAGTTCGGCGCATCCTAATTGCGACATGGATTGGACACCCGGCGGACGCAGCGGCGACCTCGAAGATCGCCGTGGCGACAGTGGCGGCGGCGGTTTCGGACTGCCGCACCTCGGCATTGGCGGATTGCTCCTCATCGGCGTTCTCAGCCTGATCTTTCATAAGAACTTCTTCGCGCTGCTCAGTGGCGGCTCTGCAACCACTGCGCCGACGACGCAAACACGTCCTGTCAATGACGCGGGCGAAGAGCGCGAGGTGCAGTTCGTCTCCTTCGTGCTCGACGACGTGCAGAAGACCTGGGCGCAAACCTTCGCACAGCAAGGTCGCACTTATCGTCACGCCAAGCTGGTGCTCTATCGCGACTCGTTGCCGTCGGGATGCGGAATGGCGCGCTCGGCGACTGGCCCGTTCTACTGTCCCACTGACCAGAAGGTCTACATCGACCTCGGATTTTTTGATGAACTCAAGCGCCGCTTCGGCGCGCCAGGCGAGTTTGCGCAAGCGTACGTCATCGCGCATGAGCTCGGACATCACGTACAGAACCTGCTCGGCATAGAGCAGCGCGTCGAGGGCGCGATGCGCAGCGGCAGCAAGACCCAGGCCAACGCCGCATCGGTGAAGCTCGAGTTGCAGGCCGACTGCTTCGCCGGCGTTTGGGGCCATTCCACCGAGCAGCGCAAGATGGTCGACCAGGGTGACTTCGAGGCAGCGATGAAAGCGGCTGCGGCAGTAGGCGACGATCGCCTCGAGCGCATGGCTGGGCAAAACGTCAGCCCCGAGTCGTTCACCCACGGCTCGTCCGAGCAGCGCATGCACTGGTTCCAGCAAGGCTTCCAAAGCGGCGATATTTCGGCTTGCAATACGTTCGGGCAGTAACCGCCTTCGAAATCCAATTTACTTTCGACTTAGGCCAACGGCGCGCGCAGCGCCGCTTTTGTTTTCGGCAACGGGTTGTGAGGGCTTTTTGGTGGGGAGTGGGGCGATTCCGGAGTTGGGGTCGGCGAAGACGCGTTCGCGCTCTTTCTGCATCTTGGCGATTTCCGCGGCTTGGCGTTGGCGTTCTTGTGCGAGGTCTTCGGCAATTTCCTTTTCCAGCAACTCGTTTTCTGCGTCGCGGTACTCGCTGGGGAACTCGGCCTGGTCGGCGGCGACGGCGAACTTGGCCTGGCGGATGTTGCTGGCGGCGGTTTGCAGGCCGTAGAGAAGGAGTCCGGCGGTTTTGTGGTCGATGCGGCCGATGATGAGCGCGTTGAGGACGTCGCCGATGGCGATTTGTATGGACTCGGCGTCTTCGAGGAGCGGCAACACGAGCGGCGCGTGGAGGCTCTTATGCTCGACGCGGCGCTGGCGTCGCATGCGCTGGCGCTGCGCGGTGTGGAAGTAGCAGTAGTCCTCGTTGGTCAGCGCGGGCGACTTACAGCAGGTTCCGTTGGCTTTGATGTGGTGGCAGGTTTTTGCTTTGATC
This window encodes:
- a CDS encoding KPN_02809 family neutral zinc metallopeptidase; protein product: MDWTPGGRSGDLEDRRGDSGGGGFGLPHLGIGGLLLIGVLSLIFHKNFFALLSGGSATTAPTTQTRPVNDAGEEREVQFVSFVLDDVQKTWAQTFAQQGRTYRHAKLVLYRDSLPSGCGMARSATGPFYCPTDQKVYIDLGFFDELKRRFGAPGEFAQAYVIAHELGHHVQNLLGIEQRVEGAMRSGSKTQANAASVKLELQADCFAGVWGHSTEQRKMVDQGDFEAAMKAAAAVGDDRLERMAGQNVSPESFTHGSSEQRMHWFQQGFQSGDISACNTFGQ